A single genomic interval of Corylus avellana chromosome ca10, CavTom2PMs-1.0 harbors:
- the LOC132164794 gene encoding uncharacterized protein LOC132164794: MSAFKAANPDAVFEDFIRWHSPGDWENDVAQENGPIKNLALVDSKNGWPPRGRLSRRMSEHGNLWRNIWNDAPALPASEQKPLLDPNREGEKVLHYLETLQPHQLLEQMVCTAFRASADTLNQTSYGDLKQMTTKMDQLYLTMASVLKPLQANRLSAGSEIIGDLRRLCGILEHVEKLLTVAASLYSKFLQAPRLSEAIFSDYYNYYLPRMGTGSVGENVQKEFDKKQQVRNHERAVVSNIFTLPTANQSWRKVLSMGNLLNGHEPVLREIIFSLRDRVSGNHYAAPTPRVYQQEIETYRMYICGTSNDLRVALSVVSCD, encoded by the exons ATGTCAGCATTTAAAGCAGCAAATCCAGATGCcgtttttgaagattttattCGGTGGCATTCACCTGGAGATTGGGAGAATGATGTCGCTCAAGAAAATGGACCAATTAAAAATCTTGCATTGGTGGATTCAAAGAATGGTTGGCCTCCACGAGGACGGCTTTCTCGAAGAATGTCTGAGCATGGAAATTTATGGCGAAATATTTGGAATGATGCACCTGCTTTGCCTGCTTCGGAACAGAAGCCACTCCTGGACCCCAACAGAGAAGGAGAAAAG GTCCTTCATTACCTGGAAACATTACAACCACATCAGTTGCTTGAGCAAATGGTTTGCACTGCCTTCAGAGCTTCGGCGGACACTTTAAACCAGACTAGTTATGGAGACTTGAAGCAGATGACAACCAAAATGGATCAACTTTACCTTACTATGGCATCTGTGTTGAAACCTTTGCAAG CAAATCGTTTATCTGCCGGCAGTGAGATTATTGGAGACTTAAGAAGGCTTTGTGGTATTCTTGAACATGTTGAGAAGTTACTAACTGTTGCAGCTTCTCTTTATAGCAAGTTCTTGCAAGCACCACGCCTTTCTGAAGCAATATTCAGTGACTATTACAACTATTATCTTCCCAGAATGGGAACAGGCTCAGTAGGGGAGAATGTTCAAAAG GAGTTTGACAAGAAGCAGCAAGTAAGGAACCATGAGAGGGCAGTTGTGTCAAATATATTTACACTACCCACTGCAAACCAGTCATGGAGAAAAGTTTTGAGCATGGGTAATCTTCTCAATGGCCATGAACCAGTCCTCAGGGAGATCATATTTTCCCTGCGCGATAGAGTGAGTGGCAATCACTACGCTGCCCCTACTCCTAGGGTTTATCAACAAGAAATCGAAACATACCGTATGTATATATGTGGAACCTCAAATGATCTCCGGGTAGCCCTTTCTGTTGTCTCGTGCGATTAA